The Porphyrobacter sp. LM 6 sequence GGGGCGAGCGCGGCGGGCACCTGCTCGACCAGCATGTCTTCGGGCAGCGCAATCACCACCGGGCCGGGCCGCCCATTGATCGCCACGGCATAGGCGCGGGCGATATATTCGGGGATGCGCGCCGGATCATCGATCCGCGCCGCCCACTTGCAGATGGGGCCGAAGAACGCGGCGAAATCGACTTCCTGAAAGCCCTCGCGCCCCTGCATGTCGCGCGCCACATCGCCGACGAACAGGATCATCGGCTGCGAATCCTGATGTGCGACATGGACGCCGATACTGGCGTTGGTCGCGCCGGGGCCGCGGGTGACAAAGGCCACGCCCGGACGGCCGGTTCCTGCCGCCTGCATCGCGCCATCGGCACAGGCCATGAACGCAGCGCCGCCTTCCTGACGGCACACCACTACGTCGATCTCCGGCCGGTCGGGCAGGGCATCGAGCACGGCGAGGAAGCTTTCGCCTGGGACGGTGAAGATCCGCTCGCAGCCTTGTTCGGCAAGGCAATCGACCAGCAGCGCGGCAGCGCTACGCGTTGAATCAGGCACGTCTCATTCTCCCGTCGTCTGACAGCGGCCTCTACAGCCGTGCGCGAGACGGCGCAAACCCGTGCTGATGGTTAAGCACCACCGGGTTTGTCCCATGCTGCGACACGTCCGGCGGCGGCTGTTCCAAACAGTTAAGAAAGTCTTAAAACGGCTCTTAACAAGATAAGGAGAGTCGTCCGATGCGTCGCAATCTGGTTCTCACTGACGAGAGCGCCCGCCACTGGTTCCGGGCGATGCTGCCGCCGCATGTGAAGCGCGATCTTCTGTCGATCCCTGCCGAAGACCTTTGGCGCCTGACGCTGTCGGACGTGCGCGGCTTTGCCAGCGTCTATGTCGCCGCCACCGCCGCGATTCTCGTCTTTATCGTCTAGGCGTTTTCCGGGTCGCGCAGCGCCTCGGTGGCGTGGAGCTTGCGCGAAAGCCGCGCCGAGAGCGCGCACAGGATCAGGCTGACAAGCACCTGTTCCTCGAGCGGAATGCCGAGATAGCCCAGCGCACCTGCCGCTCCTGCGCCCACCACCATGTAGATCGACGAGACGAAGTTGTTCGCCGCGACCGAGCGCGAGGCTTCGCTCTTGTCGACGCGGGTGGTGAGGAAGGCGTAGAGCGGCACCACAAACATGCCGCCGGCAACCGCGATCAGCAGCAGGTTGGCGGTGATCGCCAGCGCGAGCGGCTGGGCGAGGAATTCCCAGACCGTGAACAGCTCGCCCGCAGGGGTGAGATCCCACATCTTGCACAGCGCATAGAAGCTGATCAGCAGGACGGCCATCACGATCACCGAACGCGCCGAATAGCGCGCCGAGATATCGCCCTTGAGCAGCGCGTTGATCGATACCGATCCGATTGCGATGCCGGCCGAAAAGGCCACCAGCAGCACGGCGGCGACCTGCTTGTCGGCCAGCAGCACGTTCTTGGCGAGCGGGATGAACTGCACCGAAAGGATCGCCGCAATCGTCCAGAAATAGCTGATCGCCAGCACCGAATAGCGCAGCTCGGGATTGCTCATGGTGAAGGTGATGAGCGATTTCGACGCGCGGATCGGGTTCCAGTCGACCTTGTTCTCTTCGCTTTGGGCGGGAGCAGGCGGCACCCAGCGGCACACCATGTAGCCCACCACTGCCACCAGAATGACCCCGACGATGCTCCACATGATCGGCATCACCCCGCCCAGGATCATGCCCGCGAGGATCGCCACGTAAGTTCCCGCCTCGACCAGTCCGGTGCCCGCCAGCACTTCGTCTTTCTCGAGATGCTGGGGCAGGATCGCGTATTTGATCGGGCCGAAGAAGGTCGAATGCACGCCCATCGCGAACAGCGCGACGAACATAAGCGGCATGGCGATTGTCTCGATCGCCATGCCCCGCGCGGCAAGCACCAGCCCGGCCGCGCCGACGCACATGATGATGATCTCGGCAAACTTGATCCAGCGGATGATCTTGGTCTTGTCGCGCATGTCGGCAAGCTGGCCCGAGGTCGCGGAAAAGAGCACGAAGGGCAGCACGAACAGCGCCGTCGCAAGGCCGCTGATCATGGTCTCGGTCTCGGGCGAATCGTAGACCTGATAGACCACGAACAGGACCATCGCGTTCTTGTAGAGATTGTCGTTAAACGCATTGAGCAACTGGGTCAGGAACAGCGGCAGAAAACGCCGCTGGCGCATGAGGTTGGTCGATGTGGTCATGCGGTGATGTGCCAGTGCTTCCCGTTGTCGGTGTGACGGACATAGCGAAGGGCGGCTCATGCACAAGTGCGTGCAATCGATAGCATTGCGTCGGGGATGATTGGCGCGAGGGGTTTTGCGCCGCGTCCGGGCGCGCTAGACGGGTTCACCATGTCGAGCCTGCCGAACATCCTCACGCTGTCGCGCATCTTCGCGGTGCCGCTGCTGGCCTTCTTCCTGTGGTGGCCCGAATGGCGGCTGGGATACCTGATCGGTTTCGTGC is a genomic window containing:
- a CDS encoding MFS transporter — encoded protein: MTTSTNLMRQRRFLPLFLTQLLNAFNDNLYKNAMVLFVVYQVYDSPETETMISGLATALFVLPFVLFSATSGQLADMRDKTKIIRWIKFAEIIIMCVGAAGLVLAARGMAIETIAMPLMFVALFAMGVHSTFFGPIKYAILPQHLEKDEVLAGTGLVEAGTYVAILAGMILGGVMPIMWSIVGVILVAVVGYMVCRWVPPAPAQSEENKVDWNPIRASKSLITFTMSNPELRYSVLAISYFWTIAAILSVQFIPLAKNVLLADKQVAAVLLVAFSAGIAIGSVSINALLKGDISARYSARSVIVMAVLLISFYALCKMWDLTPAGELFTVWEFLAQPLALAITANLLLIAVAGGMFVVPLYAFLTTRVDKSEASRSVAANNFVSSIYMVVGAGAAGALGYLGIPLEEQVLVSLILCALSARLSRKLHATEALRDPENA